A portion of the Osmerus mordax isolate fOsmMor3 chromosome 22, fOsmMor3.pri, whole genome shotgun sequence genome contains these proteins:
- the LOC136965906 gene encoding cyclin-T2-like, translating to MAAHRGPSSKWLFSREQLEDTPSRRTGVESDRELSYRQQAANLIQDMGQRLNVSQLIINTAIVYMHRFYMIHSFAKFPRNIISQTTLFLAAKVEEQPRKLEHVIKVAHACVNPQDPPLDTKSNAYHQQAQELVLLETIVLQTLGFEITIEHPHTDVVRCSQLVRASKDLAQTSYFMATNSLHLTTFCLQHKPTVIACVCIHLACKWSNWEIPVSTDGKHWWEYLDRSVTLQLLDELTHEFLQILEKTPSRLKRIRNWRATQAAKKPKTDFQSGDNAFQGTSSMDSIPGVTSNSFFPSTSMLDSGDMLSLDGAGASYGSYQALGDPSDTCGFDQGPPFPSLVTHSKYTPSKHEHKAGSGGEKHPQPSNPPPFPRPQKMSLDRYREKHAADLALHNGREEQPGEVYLSPTPSGHHHHHHHHHKKRSQPQQAPPAGERRDKASSKKPRPPPSFAENGSASSEELKMRIKVSSERSHIASEQGGATHGRDKHKDHSGHRHPKHGHSHPYATSSNGRGVADGATLAFRGPTGHSSDSGSSSSRKRGHPDSSHNHHHHSAKSSRSSKSAGGSAHYSSEGSQRTVERHGHEGTNGTLGSNGQHTDYKDTFDMLDSLLSAQGMNL from the exons ATGGCGGCGCACCGGGGACCTTCTTCGAAATGGCTCTTTTCCCGGGAGCAGCTCGAAGATACACCATCTCGTCGTACCGGGGTGGAATCCGATAGAGAACTTTCCTATCGGCAGCAGGCCGCCAACCTAATTCAAGATATGGGCCAGAGACTTAATGT GTCTCAACTAATTATCAATACAGCAATTGTTTACATGCACAGATTTTATATGATTCACTCATTCGCCAAATTTCCCAGAAAT ATAATATCTCAAACAACTTTATTCTTGGCTGCCAAGGTCGAGGAACAACCTAGGAAGCTTGAACATGTGATTAAAGTTGCACACGCCTGTGTCAACCCTCAAGACCCCCCTCTAGATACAAAGAGTAAT GCATACCATCAGCAAGCTCAAGAGCTGGTCTTACTAGAAACGATAGTACTGCAAACGCTGG GTTTTGAAATAACAATTGAACATCCTCACACTGATGTTGTGAGATGTTCCCAGCTAGTGCGAG CAAGCAAGGATTTGGCACAGACTTCCTATTTCATGGCTACCAACAG cctgcACCTCACCACCTTCTGCCTGCAGCACAAGCCCACAGTCATCGCCTGCGTCTGCATCCACCTGGCCTGCAAGTGGTCCAACTGGGAGATCCCCGTCTCCACCGATGGCAAGCACTGGTGGGAGTACCTGGACCGCAGCGTCACGCTGCAGCTGCTGGATG AGCTGACCCACGAGTTCCTGCAGATACTAGAAAAGACGCCCAGTAGGTTGAAAAGGATACGAAACTGGAGG GCCACACAAGCTGCTAAGAAGCCAAAGACAGATTTCCAGTCGGGGGACAATGCCTTCCAGGGGACCTCCTCCATGGACAGCATTCCTGGTGTCACCAGCaattcttttttcccctccacctccatgttGGACTCTGGAGATATGCTCTCCCTGGACGGAGCAGGGGCGTCTTACGGCTCCTACCAAGCTCTCGGAGACCCCTCCGATACGTGCGGCTTCGACCAGGGTCCTCCTTTTCCTTCACTAGTCACCCATTCAAAGTACACCCCAAGTAAACACGAACACAAAGCGGGCAGCGGTGGGGAGAAGCACCCACAGCCCAGCAACCCCCCGCCTTTCCCCCGTCCTCAGAAAATGTCTCTAGACAGGTACAGAGAGAAGCACGCTGCTGACCTGGCCCTGCACAACGGGCGCGAGGAGCAGCCGGGGGAAGTGTACctgtcccccactccctccggtcaccaccaccatcaccaccaccaccacaagaaaCGCTCGCAGCCCCAGCAGGCCCCTCCGGCGGGCGAGCGGAGGGACAAGGCCAGTTCTAAAAAACCCCGTCCTCCTCCGTCCTTTGCCGAGAACGGAAGCGCCAGCAGCGAAGAGCTAAAGATGAGGATCAAGGTGTCGTCGGAGCGCTCCCACATCGCCTCGGAGCAGGGCGGGGCCACACACGGCAGAGACAAGCACAAAGACCACTCGGGCCACCGTCACCCCAAGCACGGCCACTCCCACCCCTACGCCACGAGCAGCAACGGGCGAGGGGTGGCTGACGGGGCCACACTGGCCTTCCGGGGCCCCACGGGCCACAGCAGCGACTCTGgttccagctcctccaggaaaAGGGGCCACCCGGACagctcccacaaccaccaccaccactctgcCAAGAGCAGCAGGAGCTCCAAGAGTGCTGGGGGCTCCGCCCACTACTCCTCAGAGGGCAGCCAGAGGACGGTGGAGAGGCACGGCCACGAGGGAACCAACGGAACGCTGGGCTCCAACGGCCAACACACTGACTACAAAGACACTTTCGACATGCTGGACTCTCTGCTAAGTGCCCAAGGGATGAACCTGTGA